The genomic segment GCGGAGTACGTTTCGCTTCCCACTCCCGATCGGTGAGAGTCCCGCGGCACCAGCAACGGAGACTCGCCGACGTCTCGTGAGAAAGACGAGCCAGTGCCTCGGGCGGAAACCGACGTCGtccctgaagaagaagatgaaagcgaaggagagcgagaagacgagaaaattGCGTATGCCAGAGCCCCGAGACCGTCCTGCCGAACTTGTTCAGgcgcttcctcgtccttcggTTCTAGAGAGACCCCGCCAAAACTGAGAGGCTCTCCCTCTTCCGTGTTGTCTGGTAAGCCAGTAGGAGGAATAATGAGACGTGCAGAGGTACATGGAGAGCTCGCAAATCCGTAGGAAGGAGAGGGCGAACTCGTGTCGGACTCAGTAAATCCCGATGTCTGGCTGAGAACATCGTGAGCTACCTCCTGGGGCTGGTTCTCGTCCCCGCCCTCTCCTGTTGTAAGGGTAAACGAACACGACAGGGATCGAAGGACCTTGTGCGCTTGGCGGTCGAAGCGATTCATCAGTAAAAACACCTGGTAGAAGTACAACTTCCAAAATTCCTGAAAGCACAACGCAGTGCAGCCGCACCTGGTATCAGCACCACTGCAACGCGAAAACTGCCGCGTGCACGAAAAAAACACCGCAACTTCTGCGACCTGTAAAACCCCCTCGCGACAAAacggcagcagagacactcaCTTAAAATTAGGCATCCTCACGACGATGCACGAAACACGCAAGTGCTCTCCGAACTTCAGTCTAGACACGTGCCGCTTGTGCAACTACACGAGTCGACGTTCAGACTCATAGCTGGTGTTCGTTTCTCATCCCCCGCCGGTGCAAAGATGAAAAAACCAATTGTTCTGAATGTCAATCGAAGTCGTGATGTCTACTCGGTCAATTACTTTTACTGCTCTCCAAGTTCTTTCACCTTCACACATCTCTCTGTacttttatatatatatatatatatatatatatatgcatacattcAGATAGTTACATGTATGcaaatacataaatatatctatatatatacatatatagatatattgTCAGCTGAGTGCTGGGAAGCTGCGCGCGTGCGAAACGACCTATCGCACGCGGCACTGCTGGAGAAGCACGTATCACGCCGCATGTCGTGGCGGAAGTTTCCTGTGGCCTCTCACCGTTTCCCCCATTCGTCGCACAGCGGTGTCGGAATGCAGCTTGCGGAGACGGCGGTCGACACTCAGCATGCGGTTGGCCGCTTTCCACATGTATCTCGACCTCGAAACCCCGCGACCTTGTaaccgtttctcttcctgtttccggTCTGCGTCTTCACCTCCTTCCGTCTCCGGAGATCCATTGATCCATTGACTCCACAACCTGTCAACCTCCTCACTATCTtgtgtcgcctctgtcggtggcgactctgtgtctctgtcggaACGCCTCCTTCCCCTGACTCCCTGAACGATGGGAGGGAAACGCCTTCGGGCACCATCATTCGCACCTTTGTGAGCAGACTGTCGTGTAGTTCCATCCTGACACCAGCTGTCATCTTCACAGATCAGTAACAAGAGGCGAAGCGCAACGGCTCGCAACCGACCCAACCGCTGGAGTTCTCGTCTGTGTATGGCATTCTCAGTGCTCCGCAGTTCTTCGGCGTTACCGGCTTCCTCCTCCGGTGGGCCTGAAAGAAGAGggcgctgcagagacgctgcCGCTTCTCGTGTTGCCCACAAAACAAAGTTGAAAGGGGTAGCGTGTTCTGTGAGAATCACTTGATCGAGCTCACTCTCGCTGCCAGACGTCTCTCCAGTCGGCGTCATCTCCCCCTGgtcgctctcgcgctctgGCTCACGCGAAAAAGACAGATGTCCAGCCGACCGCTGAGAGCGCATCGTAGTTATCTCATTTGATCCTCCTCCTTTCCCCCGAAAAGCCCGCGATCGCTCCCGACCAGAGTGATCACTTTCAGAACTCGAGTCGCCGCTGCTATCTGAGCTGCTTTGTCCGACGGCAGCCACTGCctcagcagctgctgcagcgacCGCGCCTGCCTCAGCAAAGGCATTGCTCGCCGCAGCGGCAACCGATCCGAAGAAAGatcgtctctgtgtcctcttTTGCGGCGGTCTACCGTAGGCATCCAACATACTTGGAGAATGGTTTGCGTTGGCAGCtaaaaaagaagacgaaccaGACACCGACGCCCCCGCcgcctccgtcgcttctccctcacCAGGTGATGCATGGTTCCAatgcgaagacgcgaaggagaatAACGATTTGAGTTTCGTTGGAAGGGTGGTCGAAAggtttgtttcttcgtccGGTTTCTCTGGAAAGCTGGGACGGCATTCTTGAGACAACCTGTGCCGCACACGAGGCTTAAAACGTTCCACTCCAGTTCCATTTCCTGTTACTCTCTTATCACTCACCACGGCGCTGCTTGGCTGCACAGTGCGTTCTTCAGTCAGAACATCATTCGAGCTGGATCCCTCGTTCTCCGTGTGGGGCTTGAAATCAGAGGCCAGCCCATCGAAGAGATGAGCCACCCCTGTATATCCACGCGTGAGCTGTCGAAGAAGTCCTTTGAAAATCCCTTTATTGTCGCCTTTGCTCGATCTTAACTGCTCTTGCTTTCGTTTGGCCTCCTTATCCAGTTCCTTCGGTTTCATCTCAGGCTGTGTCTGTACCTTCTGCGCCATCCGGTGCATCCGCTCTGAGTCGGACGACAAGGAAATGAGGCGACTCGATGTGGCCCGCACAGGGGTGAAATGCGAAGGAGTGTGAAACAGGGGAGGTACGGCATGGGGCCTAACTCTGCCTTGCCTGGTTCCCCTCAGATAACCATCTCCGCCCGATGAGCTGTCGCTaacgtgtctctcctctcccacCCTTCTCAGAGGTGTCTCTTCGGACTCGTCTGACAGCACTTCAGGCACCCACATTGGCGGGGGCGTGCAAGGTACCTGGTCGCTCCGACTGGTGACATCTCCCTCATCTTCCGTACGCCGGCCTTCCTCACTGACGATTTCGTCTTCCGTTCCGTCTTCACTGTTGGTGGCATCTGTCTCGTCGTCACCACTCACAACCGCCGAGCCATCAGATGGCGGGCCAACACGACCTTCCCGTGAAACAACTGACGCGCCTGGGCTGTCAACGACCCTTGGAGCGCTTCCACAGGAAAACGGGCTCTTCTTTTGAGAATCTTCTTCCTTGATCACTTCATGCTCTACCGTGTGGTTGGAATCCCCTTCCAGTCCGAAGTTCTTTGACTCAAAGGCGTTACTGCCATCAGGAGAAATACCCCATACTGCACTTCTTGATGAAGAGGATCCCACCACCTTGCGTTCGTGATTCACCGACACCTGCTTCACCGTGGTGGGCGAAATATGTGCCCGTAGCAGGTCGACTCTTCctggacgagaagaaagattATCCCCGGTACCCAACGAACAGTCATGCCCGGAGGTCTGTTGACGAGGTCGGTTCTCCATTGGTACATCTAGAGCTGCAATGAAGCCCAGAGCACAAACTTCTcttggagaggaagcaggctAGATGGCTAGGATGTGACAGCGGGGAAGCCGGGCAAATAGAAACAGCGGTGAAAGAATGCAGCATCTCTGCGACACGCTGTCTTCAAATTATCGAATCGGAAACCAATTAGTAAAAATAAGGAATAAGGGTGCTTCCCTCTCCAGTAGGTTCGCAGGCGCTCTCAAGCTCTCTACAGTAAGCTGCTCTTTCAGACACTTCCCCCGTGTGCTGACTATCGTTGAAAAACGCGACAGTGACGACCTCACGAGGGGGTGGCACAATCACAAACCGATGCATTCGCAAGACTGAAAACCAGTGATAAAGCTGGAGAGGGAGTTGGCATGGGGGCTTGAGGCGGCCGAACTAGTCTACGGACGAATCAGTTGGAAACTCTCCCCACGAAACGTACgatggaagaaaacgcaccgGCTGGTGCCCTCTTGGTGTAACGATTCCTCAAAAAAGAAGTGCTCACACATGTCGTGACGAGATTGACACCTCGACAGAAAAAGTTTGAGGGTACTGTCAAAGAACTCAGCATGACGACGAATACTTAGCTGTTCCCGGGCATACTGTTTTTGTTCAGCGAAAGCCTGTAAGGGACGGTTCAACGGAATTAAACTGGACCGGAAACCGGAACAGGGAAACTTCGCAGTGTCGGCATGTCATGGTCTTCAAACGGAGGTCAGCCTCGAGTCTGAAGGGGAACACACGTGGCCTTGCATTACGTAGAATCCGGCTCCTGGTAAAGCCAACACTGCAGAGCTCGTACTCAAAGAGACACGGGACTGTTTGTCGATGCACCGGGAGAACAACATCGGACTACAGTGAAGGGGGCATGCCCAAAAGAACCGTTTTTCACGCGACGAGAACGAAGCTGAACTCGCTCCACCCAAGACTCGCAGACGCACACCACACTACGCAAGCAGGGTATACTCTGAGATGAATGCGATtggaggaaggggagaaccCTCCCAGCAGGAGGCGTCCTTCACGCACAAGCATCGCTAGTCGTAGCAGCTCTCCAACACGCAGAACACCTATCGAGACGCAAGCATGTGGCAAACCAGAAAAGATGTACGGCGTTTAACATAGCCGTAGCTTAGAGAAACCCTAGCGGACGATGTGGAGAACTGCAAAGTAAAGTCGGTAGGAGACAAAAAGCCAACTGCAGTGAGTGAGAGGGTGCTCAAGACCGGGAACTAACTGTCACGAGGCATGAACAAATCTACTCCT from the Toxoplasma gondii ME49 chromosome IX, whole genome shotgun sequence genome contains:
- a CDS encoding hypothetical protein (encoded by transcript TGME49_306490), coding for MENRPRQQTSGHDCSLGTGDNLSSRPGRVDLLRAHISPTTVKQVSVNHERKVVGSSSSRSAVWGISPDGSNAFESKNFGLEGDSNHTVEHEVIKEEDSQKKSPFSCGSAPRVVDSPGASVVSREGRVGPPSDGSAVVSGDDETDATNSEDGTEDEIVSEEGRRTEDEGDVTSRSDQVPCTPPPMWVPEVLSDESEETPLRRVGEERHVSDSSSGGDGYLRGTRQGRVRPHAVPPLFHTPSHFTPVRATSSRLISLSSDSERMHRMAQKVQTQPEMKPKELDKEAKRKQEQLRSSKGDNKGIFKGLLRQLTRGYTGVAHLFDGLASDFKPHTENEGSSSNDVLTEERTVQPSSAVVSDKRVTGNGTGVERFKPRVRHRLSQECRPSFPEKPDEETNLSTTLPTKLKSLFSFASSHWNHASPGEGEATEAAGASVSGSSSFLAANANHSPSMLDAYGRPPQKRTQRRSFFGSVAAAASNAFAEAGAVAAAAAEAVAAVGQSSSDSSGDSSSESDHSGRERSRAFRGKGGGSNEITTMRSQRSAGHLSFSREPERESDQGEMTPTGETSGSESELDQVILTEHATPFNFVLWATREAAASLQRPLLSGPPEEEAGNAEELRSTENAIHRRELQRLGRLRAVALRLLLLICEDDSWCQDGTTRQSAHKGANDGARRRFPPIVQGVRGRRRSDRDTESPPTEATQDSEEVDRLWSQWINGSPETEGGEDADRKQEEKRLQGRGVSRSRYMWKAANRMLSVDRRLRKLHSDTAVRRMGETEFWKLYFYQVFLLMNRFDRQAHKVLRSLSCSFTLTTGEGGDENQPQEVAHDVLSQTSGFTESDTSSPSPSYGFASSPCTSARLIIPPTGLPDNTEEGEPLSFGGVSLEPKDEEAPEQVRQDGLGALAYAIFSSSRSPSLSSSSSGTTSVSARGTGSSFSRDVGESPLLVPRDSHRSGVGSETYSAGGDSPALREKVISENAGCLPLGRAPSQPTYTVSSVSSNPAYLEPASRRGSFSVVPVSGRRLRDALFAKRVSSSSQVNGRISTSRGTMGEDRHQDQQGDNRLEGPSHLSAHNSLYQLGSRSGNCVQIKVKELKELDGTCGDTHQPGLACKGKEVQGARA